The following are from one region of the Amycolatopsis sp. QT-25 genome:
- a CDS encoding ATP-binding domain-containing protein — translation MTTQPTIVRGTNDKPAASDSLAGIFESSQSLDGQLFIGYPIIGTADGKLPIDAVYVSPTRGVVVFDLVEGNNLSGFESRQDDAATKLESRLMQHRDLVNRRKLKVIVTPVTFAPAVSSRGIEESNSEEYRIANVDSLEALLAEIPGGHLDSITYAQTLSALQSISTIRKSRASRVVSDEKSRGARLKRLEESIATLDNQQSKAVIETVKGVQRIRGLAGSGKTIVLALKAAYLHAQHPDWKIAVTFQTRSLRSQFSRLINNFSIEQAGEEPDWDRLKIIHAWGAPGGGRREGIYHEFCVSNETTYYDFMSANSKYGRDQAFQGACREALAEATEPNVTYDAILVDEAQDFPPEFLNLCYKILTAQKRLVYAYDELQNLSSAGLPSAADIFGVDSTGTPRVSFDNSSQDVILEKCYRNSRPVLTSAHSLGFGIYRQPPNSDSTGLVQIFDQPELWNDIGYRVKSGQTEPGEHVVLTRPADTSPGFLEDHSPVDDLIHFQSFTNQGEQAQWVAGEIEKNLESDELRADDIVIINPNPRTARSNLGHVRKALFQRGIATHLAGVDVGADTFFRSDAESITCTGIFRAKGNEAGMVYIIDADECYESPGTMARTRNMLFTAITRSKAWVRVLGIGSPMDALRAEYDEVKAANFELRFRYPTDRERAQLQVVHRDMSEEELNAVRRQRTALPQLVEDLETGRVYLEDLDDRVVNRLQSILDRHGKQ, via the coding sequence GTGACCACTCAACCTACAATAGTTCGCGGTACGAATGATAAACCAGCGGCTAGTGACAGCTTGGCGGGCATCTTCGAGAGCTCGCAGAGTCTCGACGGCCAACTCTTTATAGGTTATCCAATTATCGGTACCGCTGACGGTAAGTTGCCCATCGATGCCGTTTATGTGTCACCTACGCGCGGTGTGGTGGTTTTTGACCTTGTTGAGGGGAACAATCTATCCGGCTTTGAGAGTCGGCAAGATGATGCTGCGACAAAGTTGGAGTCGCGCTTGATGCAGCATCGTGATCTCGTGAATCGGAGAAAACTCAAGGTTATCGTCACGCCGGTGACCTTTGCGCCTGCGGTCTCTTCAAGAGGTATCGAGGAAAGCAATTCCGAAGAGTATCGGATAGCTAATGTGGACAGCTTGGAAGCCCTTCTCGCTGAAATTCCAGGCGGGCATCTTGACTCAATCACTTACGCTCAAACTCTCTCCGCGTTGCAAAGTATTTCCACTATCCGGAAGTCGCGCGCAAGTCGAGTTGTGTCTGACGAGAAGTCGCGAGGTGCGCGACTGAAGCGACTTGAGGAATCAATTGCAACGCTTGACAATCAGCAGAGTAAAGCTGTAATTGAAACAGTTAAAGGCGTTCAGCGGATCCGCGGTCTCGCGGGCTCAGGAAAAACAATCGTACTTGCGCTCAAGGCCGCCTATCTGCATGCACAGCATCCTGATTGGAAAATCGCGGTCACGTTCCAAACTCGCTCGTTAAGGTCTCAATTTAGTAGATTGATTAACAATTTTTCAATTGAGCAGGCTGGCGAAGAGCCTGATTGGGACAGACTAAAAATTATCCACGCGTGGGGGGCGCCGGGAGGCGGTCGTCGCGAGGGTATCTACCATGAGTTCTGCGTCAGTAATGAGACGACATACTATGACTTTATGAGCGCTAACTCAAAGTATGGACGCGATCAAGCTTTCCAGGGCGCTTGCCGAGAGGCGCTCGCGGAGGCTACTGAACCAAATGTAACCTACGATGCAATTCTTGTAGATGAAGCGCAAGACTTCCCTCCTGAATTCCTGAATCTGTGCTACAAAATCCTCACTGCTCAAAAGCGGCTTGTCTATGCGTATGATGAGTTGCAGAACCTTTCTAGTGCGGGGCTCCCGTCGGCCGCTGACATATTTGGCGTGGATTCCACTGGGACGCCTCGAGTGTCGTTCGATAACTCTTCTCAGGATGTCATACTTGAGAAGTGCTACAGGAACTCGCGCCCTGTGCTGACTAGCGCGCATTCTCTTGGATTTGGGATTTATCGGCAACCGCCCAACTCTGATTCGACGGGACTCGTCCAGATCTTTGATCAACCTGAGTTGTGGAATGACATCGGGTATCGGGTTAAGTCAGGGCAGACGGAGCCGGGAGAGCATGTCGTGTTGACGCGGCCAGCGGATACCAGTCCCGGCTTCCTCGAAGATCACTCGCCGGTAGACGACCTAATTCACTTCCAATCGTTCACCAATCAGGGAGAGCAGGCGCAGTGGGTCGCTGGCGAGATCGAGAAAAACCTCGAATCTGATGAGCTGCGGGCGGACGACATTGTCATTATCAATCCAAACCCCCGCACGGCACGTTCTAACCTCGGTCATGTGCGAAAGGCGCTGTTTCAGCGGGGAATCGCAACTCATCTCGCTGGGGTGGACGTAGGTGCAGATACCTTCTTTCGATCAGATGCTGAGAGCATTACCTGCACTGGAATCTTCCGTGCGAAGGGTAATGAAGCTGGAATGGTTTATATTATTGACGCCGATGAGTGTTATGAAAGCCCTGGCACTATGGCTCGCACGAGAAATATGCTTTTCACCGCGATAACGCGTAGCAAAGCGTGGGTCCGCGTTTTGGGTATTGGATCGCCTATGGATGCATTGAGGGCCGAGTACGACGAGGTAAAAGCCGCGAATTTTGAGCTTCGATTTAGGTACCCGACTGATCGGGAGCGGGCGCAGCTACAGGTTGTCCACAGGGATATGTCTGAGGAAGAACTTAATGCCGTTCGTCGACAGCGTACCGCATTGCCTCAGCTGGTAGAGGATCTCGAAACTGGACGCGTTTACCTCGAAGACCTTGACGACCGTGTTGTCAACAGGCTTCAGAGCATTTTGGATAGACATGGCAAGCAGTAG
- a CDS encoding TIGR03089 family protein, with translation MSLTELLLRPLLGSPAKPLITHYDDKQGSRVELSVATTVNWAAKTANWLVDEFDVEPGDEVAVVLPSHWQTAGVLLGAWWCGARVVTETAGARVAFVAPGGVSDAAGTAVVSLHPMGLGLPAGSVPDGAMDYLTEARLSGDQFSPLFPVPGGTPALGSSTVDEVIAEARSRASSAGLSADDRVLSTVEWSGSDGILAGFLTPLAAGAHLVQVTDADPAKLASRREAERTTADLLS, from the coding sequence GTGAGCCTCACCGAACTGCTGCTGCGACCCCTGCTCGGGTCGCCCGCGAAACCGCTGATCACGCACTACGACGACAAGCAGGGCAGCCGGGTCGAGCTGTCCGTGGCGACCACGGTGAACTGGGCCGCCAAGACGGCGAACTGGCTGGTCGACGAGTTCGACGTCGAACCGGGAGACGAGGTCGCCGTCGTGCTGCCGTCGCATTGGCAGACCGCCGGTGTCCTGCTGGGCGCTTGGTGGTGCGGCGCCAGGGTGGTGACGGAGACCGCGGGCGCGCGGGTGGCGTTCGTCGCGCCCGGCGGCGTTTCCGACGCGGCCGGGACGGCCGTCGTCTCGCTGCACCCGATGGGTCTCGGACTGCCCGCCGGTTCCGTACCCGACGGGGCGATGGACTACCTGACCGAAGCCAGGCTTTCGGGTGACCAGTTCAGCCCGCTGTTCCCCGTGCCGGGCGGCACTCCCGCGCTGGGTTCGTCCACTGTGGACGAAGTTATCGCCGAAGCCCGCTCCCGCGCTTCTTCGGCGGGCCTGTCCGCGGATGACCGCGTTCTGTCCACTGTGGAATGGAGCGGCTCCGACGGCATCCTCGCGGGCTTTCTGACGCCGCTGGCCGCCGGCGCGCATCTGGTCCAGGTCACCGACGCGGATCCGGCCAAACTCGCTTCCCGGCGCGAAGCAGAGCGGACTACCGCGGATCTTCTCTCCTGA
- the rfbD gene encoding dTDP-4-dehydrorhamnose reductase, with protein sequence MLSILVPGGSGQLGQDLKALAEDATTPSSSELNVRDTGQVVAAVTELADRARAAGRSPVVINAAAYTAVDAAETDEASAFAVNADGPRVLAAACSSRGVPLIHVSTDYVFAGDATSPYEPDELLGPLNAYGRTKAAGEDALLGSGARSWIVRTSWVYGKTGSNFVKTMARLEKERDELSVVDDQTGSPTWSRDLAAGLLELAGRVASGDGPAQRVLHCTGGGSTTWCGFARAIFAEVGADPARVKPCTTAEFPRPAARPAYGVLSNASWREAGLTPLRDWPDALKAYFAS encoded by the coding sequence GTGCTGAGCATTCTCGTACCGGGTGGATCCGGCCAGCTGGGGCAGGACCTCAAGGCGCTGGCGGAGGACGCCACGACGCCGTCGTCGTCGGAGCTGAACGTGCGCGACACCGGCCAGGTCGTCGCCGCGGTGACCGAACTGGCGGACCGGGCGCGGGCGGCGGGAAGGTCGCCGGTGGTGATCAACGCGGCGGCCTATACCGCGGTGGACGCGGCGGAAACCGATGAGGCGTCGGCGTTCGCGGTGAACGCCGACGGCCCCCGGGTGCTCGCCGCGGCGTGTTCGTCGCGCGGGGTGCCGCTCATCCACGTGTCCACGGACTACGTGTTCGCCGGTGACGCGACTTCGCCGTACGAGCCCGATGAGCTGCTGGGACCGCTCAACGCCTACGGCCGGACGAAGGCGGCGGGCGAGGACGCGCTTCTCGGGTCGGGAGCCCGATCCTGGATCGTGCGGACGTCCTGGGTCTATGGCAAGACCGGATCGAATTTCGTCAAGACCATGGCACGCCTGGAAAAGGAACGCGACGAACTGTCCGTAGTGGACGATCAGACCGGTTCGCCGACCTGGTCCCGCGATCTCGCCGCCGGACTGCTGGAACTGGCCGGTCGCGTGGCCAGCGGCGACGGGCCTGCGCAGCGGGTGCTGCACTGCACGGGTGGCGGGTCGACGACGTGGTGCGGATTCGCGCGCGCGATCTTCGCGGAAGTCGGCGCGGACCCGGCGCGGGTGAAGCCCTGTACGACGGCGGAATTTCCGCGTCCCGCGGCGCGTCCGGCGTACGGAGTGCTGTCGAACGCTTCGTGGCGCGAAGCGGGCCTCACGCCACTTCGGGACTGGCCGGACGCGCTCAAGGCTTACTTCGCCTCCTGA
- a CDS encoding DoxX family protein, which translates to MFARFKDVALLLGRIGVGVVFLAHGLQKWEKGIDGTAKFFEQTGIPLPTLAAIFAIAVEIVGGILFIVGFLTPLVGLGFVVVSVGALLSVHLDNGLTGQGGYEFVLVLAVTGLALGFNAGKLSLDHVLFGRKREVKQLQDA; encoded by the coding sequence ATGTTCGCTCGTTTCAAGGATGTCGCCCTCCTGCTCGGCCGGATCGGTGTCGGTGTGGTCTTCCTCGCACACGGCCTGCAGAAATGGGAAAAGGGGATCGACGGCACCGCGAAGTTCTTCGAGCAGACCGGAATTCCGCTGCCGACGCTCGCGGCGATCTTCGCGATCGCGGTGGAGATCGTGGGTGGGATCTTGTTCATCGTCGGTTTCCTGACGCCGCTGGTGGGCCTCGGCTTCGTCGTGGTTTCCGTCGGTGCCCTGCTCTCGGTGCACCTCGACAACGGTCTCACTGGTCAGGGTGGTTATGAATTCGTCCTCGTCCTGGCGGTCACCGGGCTCGCGCTCGGCTTCAACGCCGGCAAGCTGTCGCTCGACCATGTGCTCTTCGGGCGCAAGCGTGAGGTGAAGCAGCTCCAGGACGCCTGA
- a CDS encoding DUF2290 domain-containing protein — protein sequence MASSSPSAKSLIKDIKAISAFLIEKSLADDANFPTVLDGPEKREYVEYVRGADYAGMLRDVPYRKVYEAQALGRQYNLRMLDGALLQMSYELKGGELEKSRHAYLPSPSLLHFHEAADLYYEDDLYLDVVAHREVLVPIRFDYDSREGVSSSLRHPVSHLTLGQFKECRIAATGPMTPYFFTEFILRSFYDRPGQVVSDLLPVSDAKWSGCSTREEVDRVHIGIPVT from the coding sequence ATGGCAAGCAGTAGTCCATCGGCCAAATCTCTCATTAAAGATATTAAAGCAATTTCGGCATTCTTGATCGAAAAGAGCCTTGCGGATGATGCTAATTTTCCGACGGTTTTAGATGGGCCGGAAAAGAGGGAATATGTCGAGTATGTGCGAGGGGCCGACTATGCTGGCATGCTAAGGGACGTGCCATATCGCAAGGTCTACGAGGCTCAGGCGCTCGGTCGTCAGTATAATCTTCGGATGCTTGATGGGGCTTTGCTGCAGATGTCTTATGAGCTTAAGGGGGGCGAACTTGAGAAATCTCGGCACGCGTACCTTCCATCTCCTAGTCTGCTTCATTTTCATGAAGCAGCTGATTTGTACTACGAAGATGACCTATACTTGGACGTTGTTGCACATAGAGAGGTTCTAGTTCCTATTCGCTTTGACTACGACTCGCGGGAAGGTGTTTCAAGCAGCCTTCGGCACCCTGTTTCTCATCTTACGTTGGGCCAGTTTAAGGAATGCAGAATTGCGGCAACGGGTCCGATGACGCCATACTTCTTTACCGAGTTTATTCTTCGTTCTTTCTATGATCGCCCTGGTCAAGTTGTCTCAGACTTGCTCCCGGTTAGTGATGCTAAATGGTCGGGCTGTTCAACGCGAGAAGAAGTTGACCGAGTTCATATCGGTATACCGGTAACGTAG
- a CDS encoding LCP family protein, with product MTECPGPPISARRGGGVVVFARRGVKVVFSLVSITILALTWWGWQFIGDPSKGFATTNIFEDNGHPPAKPLDGAIDILLVGQDSRTDAQGNPLPREVLDMLHAGVSDGERQTDTMILVHIPQDGKKAVAISFPRDSWVEITGGFGKHKLNSAYVYAYNDTSKTLQQQGNSDLKDVDAKAKDAGRKNLIATLEKFIGKPKMIDRYAEVNLSSFYEITKAIGGVEVCLNNAVKEKKSGVDLPAGKSTVEGVQALAFVRQRYELQNGDLDRIARQQAFLSGLANKVLSSDVLVNPAKIADLIEAVKKSVVLSAGWDLPEFAAQMRGLTSGNVQFHTIPTQGDAIIGGAAVLRVDPAQVQAEVSRLTADGEAAPTSTSPTVPGAEAVTVEIFDGSGSPTLATETRNFLQSKGFKLAPDTKLSTRNSTVVRHAPGDEAALALIKQAFGTAVQAEADRAVAPGKVRVLLGKDFKGATPPSAPAKTSTPAKPAQPPSSAPPAPSTRPIVAGNVPCVN from the coding sequence GTGACCGAGTGTCCCGGGCCACCCATTTCGGCGCGCCGTGGCGGTGGCGTCGTGGTCTTCGCCCGCCGTGGGGTGAAGGTCGTGTTCAGCCTGGTCTCGATCACGATCCTGGCGCTGACCTGGTGGGGCTGGCAGTTCATCGGTGACCCCTCGAAGGGGTTCGCGACCACGAACATCTTCGAGGACAACGGTCACCCGCCCGCGAAACCGCTGGACGGCGCGATCGACATCCTGCTCGTCGGCCAGGACAGCCGCACCGACGCGCAGGGAAATCCGCTGCCGCGCGAGGTCCTCGACATGCTGCACGCCGGTGTCTCCGACGGCGAGCGCCAGACCGACACGATGATCCTGGTGCACATCCCCCAGGACGGCAAGAAGGCGGTCGCGATCTCCTTCCCCCGCGACTCGTGGGTCGAGATCACCGGCGGCTTCGGCAAGCACAAGCTCAACAGCGCGTACGTGTACGCCTACAACGACACGTCGAAGACGCTGCAGCAGCAGGGCAACTCCGATCTCAAGGACGTCGACGCCAAGGCCAAGGACGCGGGCCGCAAGAACCTGATCGCGACGCTGGAGAAGTTCATCGGCAAGCCGAAGATGATCGACCGGTACGCCGAGGTCAACCTGTCGAGCTTCTACGAGATCACCAAGGCGATCGGCGGCGTCGAGGTCTGCCTCAACAACGCGGTCAAGGAGAAGAAGTCCGGCGTGGACCTGCCCGCCGGGAAGTCGACCGTCGAGGGCGTCCAGGCGCTCGCTTTCGTCCGCCAGCGCTACGAACTGCAGAACGGCGACCTCGACCGGATCGCGCGGCAGCAGGCCTTCCTGTCGGGGCTGGCGAACAAGGTGCTCTCGTCCGACGTCCTGGTCAACCCGGCGAAGATCGCGGACCTGATCGAGGCGGTGAAGAAGTCCGTCGTACTGTCGGCGGGCTGGGATCTGCCGGAGTTCGCCGCGCAGATGCGCGGGCTGACCAGTGGAAACGTCCAGTTCCACACGATTCCGACCCAGGGCGACGCGATCATCGGCGGCGCCGCCGTGCTCCGGGTGGACCCGGCGCAGGTGCAGGCCGAAGTCAGCCGTCTCACCGCCGACGGCGAGGCGGCACCCACCTCGACTTCGCCCACCGTGCCGGGCGCGGAAGCGGTGACCGTCGAGATCTTCGACGGATCCGGCTCCCCCACGCTGGCTACCGAGACCCGGAATTTCCTGCAGAGCAAAGGTTTCAAACTCGCGCCCGACACCAAGCTCAGCACCCGCAACTCGACGGTCGTCCGGCACGCGCCGGGCGACGAAGCCGCGCTGGCCCTGATCAAGCAGGCCTTCGGCACCGCGGTGCAGGCCGAGGCGGACCGCGCCGTCGCCCCCGGCAAGGTGCGGGTGCTGCTCGGCAAGGACTTCAAGGGAGCGACCCCGCCTTCTGCCCCGGCGAAGACGTCGACCCCCGCGAAGCCGGCCCAGCCGCCCTCCAGCGCTCCGCCGGCACCCAGCACGAGGCCGATCGTCGCGGGCAATGTGCCCTGCGTCAATTAA
- a CDS encoding helix-turn-helix domain-containing protein, translating into MRGAGDQLSIGERIAFYRRRRGLSQAVLADLVGRTEDWLSKIERGEREIRRLDVLADVARGLRVTLGDLLGEPVLMEDEDKNDDVPAIRDALMAPRRLSRTLFSSAMSPEYIDPAPVAQLVEGAWSSYQKGDLGRVVAALPGLIKTSQGMESASADDAAYRRACAAVSARVHHLAATTLSKIGEADLAWIAAERAMQAADEADDPLVLASAARSGTHALLAVGRFDDALELGDVAAKWLVPRMRAGDPSALSLYGMLYLRTAVAAARQQDRSTANELLSHAGRAADQLGVDANHWQTGFGPANVELHRLSAALDLGDISQVIESAPRISVDHLPVERQVTHLIDFARALSLVAKDDEALSALLTAEQKAPGIVWHSTAVREVVRSMYRRAPATAGKKFSPLLALAERCGAVR; encoded by the coding sequence ATGCGTGGTGCGGGTGATCAGCTCAGCATCGGGGAGCGTATTGCCTTCTACCGGCGGCGGCGTGGTCTGTCGCAGGCGGTTCTTGCTGACCTGGTGGGCCGTACCGAGGACTGGCTGAGCAAGATCGAGCGCGGTGAACGCGAGATCCGGCGCTTGGACGTGCTGGCCGACGTCGCGCGGGGCCTGCGGGTGACGCTGGGAGACCTCCTCGGCGAACCGGTGCTGATGGAGGACGAGGACAAGAACGACGACGTCCCGGCCATCCGAGATGCGCTCATGGCTCCCCGGCGGCTGTCCCGCACCCTGTTCTCCTCTGCCATGTCGCCCGAATACATCGACCCGGCCCCGGTAGCTCAACTGGTGGAAGGTGCCTGGTCCAGCTATCAGAAGGGCGACCTCGGCCGCGTCGTCGCCGCGCTGCCGGGCCTGATCAAGACCAGCCAGGGCATGGAGTCCGCCTCAGCCGATGACGCTGCCTACCGACGGGCCTGTGCAGCGGTGTCCGCGCGCGTCCACCACCTGGCCGCAACGACGCTGAGCAAGATCGGTGAAGCCGACCTCGCGTGGATCGCGGCGGAACGCGCCATGCAGGCAGCCGACGAAGCCGATGATCCCCTGGTCCTGGCCTCCGCTGCCCGCTCCGGTACACACGCGCTCCTGGCCGTCGGCCGGTTCGACGACGCGCTTGAGCTGGGCGACGTCGCCGCGAAGTGGCTGGTCCCGAGGATGCGCGCTGGTGACCCGTCAGCGCTGAGCCTCTACGGGATGCTCTACCTGCGGACGGCTGTCGCCGCTGCTCGGCAACAGGACCGGTCGACGGCGAACGAGCTGCTGTCTCACGCGGGGCGCGCGGCTGATCAGCTCGGCGTGGATGCGAATCACTGGCAAACGGGCTTCGGCCCGGCCAACGTCGAGCTGCACCGCCTGTCGGCGGCGCTGGATCTGGGCGACATTTCGCAGGTGATCGAGTCGGCTCCGCGAATCAGCGTCGACCACCTGCCGGTAGAGCGGCAGGTCACCCATCTGATCGACTTCGCACGGGCCTTGAGCCTGGTCGCGAAGGATGACGAGGCATTGTCTGCGCTGCTGACGGCTGAGCAGAAGGCGCCGGGGATCGTCTGGCACAGTACGGCGGTGCGGGAGGTCGTGCGGTCGATGTATCGCCGTGCCCCGGCGACGGCTGGTAAGAAGTTCTCGCCTTTGTTGGCGTTGGCTGAGCGCTGCGGCGCGGTGAGGTAG
- a CDS encoding LCP family protein: protein MGDEDKGVNERSEQLDDEEPRSEEGSKSDTESDEEPQFVPTPYPRDPLLPQSPAPAEDEDESVSGVLAVPERPLRRAGRITRRIALGLVSLLALGTTGYAYVTKDQLQENVPTTNALSRADDPAAPPADDGANDILLVGSDARTDAQGNPLPRKVLRELRTEEKPGVNTDTVIILRIPKNGGKPSGVSIPRDTWTGIPGRGPGKINSAYGIAKADYANAHRGEGDQAKLERDSDQEGRKALVQTVQDLTQIRIDHYAEVNLLGFYLLTEALGGVKVCLNHSTEDKDSGANFRRGEQTVSGGEALSFVRQRKNLPRGDLDRIVRQQTFLSSALNQVLSAGTLTSPSTMAGLMDVVRRSIVLDEGLDLLEFAQQAKGIASGDLTFTTIPVVNINGRSADGQSIVEIDPAAVRTFVSGLVGRGGGGGAPGAAPLLAASSVPCVN, encoded by the coding sequence ATGGGCGACGAAGACAAGGGCGTCAATGAACGTTCTGAGCAGTTGGACGACGAAGAGCCCAGATCCGAAGAGGGCAGCAAATCGGACACCGAGAGTGACGAAGAGCCCCAGTTCGTCCCGACGCCGTACCCGCGAGATCCGCTGCTTCCCCAGTCGCCCGCCCCGGCCGAGGACGAAGACGAATCGGTCTCGGGTGTGCTCGCCGTACCCGAACGCCCGCTGCGCCGCGCCGGCCGGATCACCCGCCGGATCGCGCTCGGCCTCGTGTCGCTGCTCGCTCTGGGCACGACGGGCTACGCGTACGTCACCAAGGACCAGTTACAGGAAAACGTCCCCACGACCAATGCCCTGAGCAGGGCCGACGATCCCGCCGCACCACCCGCCGACGACGGCGCGAACGACATCCTCCTCGTCGGCAGCGACGCGCGGACCGACGCGCAGGGCAATCCGCTGCCGCGCAAGGTGCTCAGGGAACTGCGCACCGAGGAGAAGCCGGGCGTCAACACCGACACCGTCATCATCCTGCGCATCCCGAAGAACGGCGGGAAGCCGTCCGGGGTCTCGATCCCGCGCGACACCTGGACCGGCATCCCCGGCCGCGGTCCCGGCAAGATCAACTCGGCGTACGGCATCGCGAAGGCCGACTACGCGAACGCGCACCGCGGTGAAGGCGATCAGGCCAAACTCGAACGCGATTCCGATCAGGAAGGCCGCAAGGCGCTGGTCCAGACGGTTCAGGACCTGACGCAGATCCGCATCGACCACTACGCCGAGGTCAACCTGCTCGGGTTCTACCTGCTGACCGAGGCGCTGGGCGGGGTCAAGGTCTGCCTGAACCACTCCACCGAGGACAAGGACTCCGGCGCGAACTTCCGGCGCGGCGAGCAGACCGTGTCGGGCGGCGAGGCGCTTTCGTTCGTGCGGCAGCGGAAGAACCTGCCCCGCGGCGACCTCGATCGCATCGTGCGGCAGCAGACGTTCCTGTCCTCGGCGCTCAACCAGGTGCTCTCGGCGGGCACGCTGACCAGCCCGTCGACGATGGCGGGCCTGATGGACGTGGTGCGCCGGTCGATCGTCCTGGACGAGGGACTGGACCTGCTGGAGTTCGCGCAGCAGGCGAAGGGGATCGCCTCCGGTGACCTGACGTTCACGACCATCCCGGTGGTGAACATCAACGGCCGCAGCGCGGACGGCCAGAGCATCGTCGAGATCGACCCCGCCGCCGTGCGGACCTTCGTGTCCGGGCTGGTGGGCCGGGGCGGTGGCGGCGGCGCCCCCGGTGCTGCTCCGCTGCTCGCCGCGTCGAGTGTTCCCTGCGTGAACTAG
- the rfbB gene encoding dTDP-glucose 4,6-dehydratase, translated as MRVLVTGGAGFIGSHYVRQALTGAYPSLADAELIVLDKLTYAGNEANLEPVRESPRYRFEKGDICDAALVNELMRGIDLVVHFAAESHVDRSIAGAADFVLTNVLGTQTLLQAALEAEVGKFVHVSTDEVYGSIDEGSWTEDHALEPNSPYSASKASSDLLARSFFRTHGLPVCVTRCSNNYGPYQFPEKVIPLFVTNLLDGKRVPLYGDGLNVRDWLHVDDHCRGIQFVADGGRPGEVYNIGGGTELTNRELTERLLTAVGAGWESVEPVEDRKGHDRRYSVDITKISRELGYAPRKSFEDGLADTVAWYSGNRTWWEPLKNRGGE; from the coding sequence ATGCGAGTGCTGGTCACCGGGGGTGCCGGGTTCATCGGTTCGCATTACGTCCGGCAGGCGCTGACCGGGGCGTACCCGAGCCTGGCCGACGCCGAGCTGATCGTGCTCGACAAGCTGACCTACGCGGGCAACGAAGCGAACCTGGAGCCGGTGCGCGAGAGCCCGCGGTACCGGTTCGAAAAGGGTGACATCTGCGACGCCGCCCTGGTCAACGAGCTGATGCGGGGCATCGACCTGGTCGTCCACTTCGCCGCCGAGTCCCATGTGGACCGTTCGATCGCCGGCGCGGCCGACTTCGTGCTGACCAACGTGCTCGGCACGCAGACCCTGTTGCAGGCCGCCCTCGAGGCCGAGGTCGGGAAGTTCGTCCACGTCTCCACCGACGAGGTGTACGGCTCGATCGACGAGGGTTCCTGGACCGAAGACCACGCGCTGGAGCCGAATTCGCCGTACTCGGCGTCGAAGGCGTCGTCCGATCTGCTGGCGCGTTCCTTCTTCCGCACGCACGGCTTGCCTGTCTGTGTCACGAGGTGCTCGAACAACTACGGTCCGTACCAATTCCCGGAGAAGGTCATCCCGCTCTTCGTGACGAACCTGCTCGACGGCAAGAGGGTCCCGCTCTACGGCGATGGGCTCAACGTGCGTGACTGGCTGCACGTGGACGATCACTGCCGCGGTATCCAGTTCGTCGCCGACGGCGGCAGGCCGGGCGAGGTCTACAACATCGGCGGGGGCACGGAACTGACGAACCGCGAGCTGACCGAGCGGCTGCTGACCGCGGTCGGCGCCGGTTGGGAGAGCGTCGAGCCGGTCGAGGACCGCAAGGGACACGACCGGCGGTACTCGGTCGACATCACCAAGATCTCGCGGGAGCTCGGTTACGCCCCGCGAAAGTCCTTTGAGGACGGTCTGGCTGACACGGTCGCGTGGTACAGCGGAAACCGGACGTGGTGGGAGCCGCTGAAGAACCGTGGGGGAGAGTGA